Proteins encoded within one genomic window of Anopheles gambiae chromosome 3, idAnoGambNW_F1_1, whole genome shotgun sequence:
- the LOC4578380 gene encoding uncharacterized protein LOC4578380: MISGMIAHSKMRYVWYCFALLALVLCGTCRAVTPSGKVDFSEADDLNDETNGGFVSVYKNFPKIQVTVDTQKLKRVPQPETKSDESSSGSSGSSGSESVERPSVGVRTDITIEISEESANDTRISGDRDGKKDRNGQSGTGGGDAAGSGKKDRNGTGKGTHDEDDDNASIPVFKGMAGVSTKKPKPTPTRGSVPHSDSRPIVTYNQRPTVSSFYGPGSDDRNRISGEYDGWNAHYPSHTVTAVWTTERPYLRRVDYDYPGQHRSPPYYKGYVPYNVGHRPSQSAEQHPHHHHAGDWKPCYCSIYQPWGARAPSNPVLPGTGTLHPTAHPPPRNGVDNKVDIPAVHSPPPAPSHQQHYRSIHS, translated from the exons ATGATATCGGGAATGATTGCCCACAGTAAGATGAGATACGTTTGGTACTGTTTCGCGCTACTTGCGCTTGTGTTGTGTGGCACCTGCCGTGCTGTTACTCCTTCGGGAAAGGTAGACTTTTCCGAGGCGGATGATCTGAACGACGAAACCAACGGtggttttgtgagtgtgtacaAAAACTTCCCCAAGATTCAGGTGACTGTAGACACGCAGAAGCTGAAGCGTGTGCCGCAGCCGGAAACGAAAAGTGATGAGTCGAGCTCGGGCAGCTCCGGCAGCTCCGGTTCGGAGTCGGTCGAACGACCCTCCGTTGGAGTGCGAACGGATATAACGATTGAAATTTCGGAAGAGTCCGCAAACGATACGCGCATCAGTGGTGATCGTGATGGGAAAAAGGATCGTAATGGGCAGAGTGGCacgggtggtggtgatgctgcCGGAAGTGGCAAAAAGGATCGCAACGGAACGGGCAAAGGAACGCACGATGAGGACGATGACAATGCGAGCATCCCAGTGTTTAAGGGAATGGCGGGAGTGTCCACCAAAAAGCCGAAACCTACGCCAACCCGTGGGTCGGTTCCACATTCCGACAGCAGACCGATCGTAACGTACAATCAGCGACCGACGGTGAGCAGCTTTTACGGCCCGGGCAGTGACGATCGCAACCGTATCAGTGGAGAGTACGATGGCTGGAATGCGCACTACCCGTCGCACACGGTGACGGCCGTTTGGACCACCGAGCGACCGTACCTTCGCCGGGTGGACTACGACTATCCAG GGCAACATCGATCGCCACCGTACTACAAGGGTTACGTGCCCTACAATGTGGGCCACCGTCCCTCGCAGTCGGCGGAGCAAcatccccatcatcatcacgccGGCGACTGGAAACCGTGCTACTGTAGCATCTACCAGCCGTGGGGTGCACGTGCGCCATCCAATCCCGTCCTGCCCGGCACGGGAACGTTGCACCCGACCGCTCACCCGCCACCGCGAAACGGCGTCGACAACAAAGTAGACATCCCGGCCGTTCATTCGCCACCGCCGGCACCGTCGCACCAGCAACACTATCGATCGATCCACTCGTAG
- the LOC1277937 gene encoding uncharacterized protein LOC1277937 yields MWKVCVVLGALLLGYSNAGIASWSEDISVHNKHYSQHESSVNAARKAAAERLQQHQAAALVAGSGSSTGPCDTLCYNSYAADAGSDAETIGQGIVGFTSTGAAGAVGSSQKYSASSSRVSESSVQNVAVPVVYPAVASTAGTRSSYSSSSSSRQQKVHSSAGVAQPVSGALYSADHGLTRSSIVQPVVYPVAAPQTHAAQSSYERSSSERSVVSRPVVNSVVYTPLPVAGASNSYNTRSSFAAASNEQQVVQPVTYPAANNDYSRRYVAQQDHTQYRQYPSTSNTYVLYSKPIASSVQYYAPSRSRTEEAASTTSYDASGRVVNLNIAQPVHSERVNEQRSQQRAESVQTVQRQSDLYPVRAGYDHQEKEAVQHHQEVDYEDTVDTLVTDRPVRLLTPTVPAASSTSSQRRTEQQSSYVRTGSYVPNTGSSTRYNTAQSMEGQRRQTYHSAPAYVAPVPVTGSVSSSKYESAAESQQRHTQNSLNVPIVVQPAPVSASSTASRYASSAHEQRTGASGPVYYAPAAGGSTYGSQYSNTAASSSHNSRYKAGSAGGFVHYPIANDDFGRRFGAVGGAGGFGAETDLQDIMSESEALARLQAQNVHNGAVTGSGTIDAETRFGGESDGLGTMPGGYQRTKSWSSSSKWASEQRYGDDGKPKTFNMLSTAESEKHNINGKTTGYKAATTTLDDDGKVSTYSLHTT; encoded by the exons ATGTGGAAGGTTTGCGTTGTGTTGGGAGCCCTCTTACTGGGATACAGTAATGCag GGATCGCTTCCTGGAGTGAGGATATCTCAGTGCACAACAA ACACTACTCCCAGCACGAGTCGTCTGTGAATGCGGCACGAAAAGCTGCAGCAGAGCGTTTGCAACAACATCAGGCCGCGGCATTAGTGGCGGGCAGCGGAAGCTCTACTGGACCGTGTGATACTCTGTGCTACAACAGCTACGCCGCCGATGCTGGTAGTGATGCCGAAACGATCGGACAGGGTATTGTGGGCTTTACCTCCACTGGTGCAGCCGGTGCAGTTGGCTCTTCGCAGAAATATTCGGCCAGTTCGTCGCGTGTGTCGGAGTCGTCGGTACAGAACGTAGCCGTTCCGGTGGTCTACCCAGCCGTTGCGTCCACGGCAGGCACACGCTCCAGCTATTCTAGCTCGTCCTCCTCAAGACAGCAGAAAGTTCACAGTAGCGCAGGTGTAGCTCAGCCCGTTTCGGGCGCTCTCTATAGTGCCGATCATGGATTGACCCGTTCGAGTATCGTGCAGCCGGTGGTGTACCCAGTGGCCGCACCTCAAACACATGCCGCTCAAAGCAGTTACGAACGGTCGAGCAGTGAACGGTCGGTTGTAAGCCGCCCAGTAGTTAACAGTGTTGTGTACACTCCTCTTCCCGTGGCAGGTGCTAGCAATAGCTACAACACACGATCAAGTTTCGCCGCTGCTTCGAACGAGCAGCAGGTTGTACAGCCGGTCACCTATCCGGCAGCAAACAATGACTATTCCAGGCGCTACGTTGCCCAGCAAGATCACACCCAGTACCGTCAGTATCCGTCCACATCGAACACGTACGTGCTGTACTCGAAGCCGATCGCCTCTTCCGTGCAGTACTATGCACCGTCACGATCACGCACTGAGGAAGCAGCATCCACAACGTCCTATGACGCTTCCGGACGTGTGGTGAACTTGAACATCGCCCAACCAGTGCACTCGGAGCGTGTCAACGAACAGCGATCGCAGCAGCGTGCCGAATCGGTGCAAACTGTACAGCGCCAGTCGGATCTCTATCCCGTCCGGGCAGGGTACGATCATCAGGAAAAGGAAGCAGTACAACACCACCAGGAGGTTGATTACGAGGATACAGTTGATACGCTGGTGACTGACCGTCCCGTGAGACTGCTCACACCGACGGTTCCGGCCGCTTCGTCAACGTCTTCGCAACGCCGCACCGAGCAACAGAGTTCGTACGTTCGTACGGGATCGTACGTTCCCAACACTGGTTCCAGCACCCGATACAACACTGCCCAATCGATGGAGGGTCAGCGTCGTCAAACGTACCACTCTGCACCAGCATACGTCGCACCTGTTCCTGTAACCGGATCTGTTTCATCCTCGAAGTACGAAAGTGCCGCGGAGTCCCAACAGCGACACACCCAAAACTCACTCAACGTTCCGATCGTAGTACAGCCCGCTCCAGTGAGTGCTTCCTCGACGGCTTCTCGGTATGCATCTTCAGCACACGAACAGCGCACCGGAGCTAGTGGTCCTGTCTACTATGCACCGGCGGCTGGAGGATCTACATATGGTTCGCAGTATTCCAACACCGCTGCCAGCTCTTCGCACAACAGCCGATACAAGGCCGGAAGTGCAGGTGGCTTCGTACACTATCCCATCGCGAATGATGACTTTGGACGTCGGTTCGGTGCCGTAGGTGGAGCGGGAGGTTTCGGTGCGGAAACGGACCTACAGGACATTATGAGTGAGTCGGAGGCGCTTGCCCGGCTGCAGGCTCAGAACGTACACAATGGTGCCGTGACAGGAAGTGGAACGATCGATGCAGAAACTCGTTTTGGAGGCGAGTCGGACGGTTTGGGCACAATGCCGGGTGGTTACCAGCGTACCAAGTCTTGGTCTAGCAGCTCAAAGTGGGCCTCAGAGCAGCGT TATGGCGACGATGGCAAACCCAAGACGTTCAATATGCTCTCCACTGCCGAAAGCGAGAAGCACAACATCAATGGAAAGACGACAGGATATAAGGCGGCCAccacgactctggatgacgaTGGAAAAGTCAGCACGTACAGTCTGCACACGACGTAA
- the LOC1277938 gene encoding uncharacterized protein LOC1277938, giving the protein MRRSLIAVVVMLYLGCSTGSPLLDWGKQDGSSLLGKVSTLKQTVYEKKREFLNGINEKVSKMLWIPPWSTTEETPVSDLPQHDPVSETPSIWWWQTTEQPPSSTTTTEQPLSDPIIIDLPTYVPIVPTTKAPSTTSTARNPSNNDRLVFTVADTNELELPNVYMYARSGFIPPELRLTDSVEYVGSVVGGGPPVQNNLTRRLIMV; this is encoded by the exons ATGAGACGATCATTGATCGCTGTGGTTGTGATGTTATACCTTGGGTGTAGTACAGGCT CTCCACTGCTCGACTGGGGAAAACAGGATGGAAGCAGTTTGCTTGG CAAAGTGTCCACGCTGAAACAAACCGTGTACGAGAAGAAGCGTGAGTTTCTGAACGGTATCAACGAGAAGGTTTCCAAAATGCTTTGGATTCCTCCTTGGTCTACGACGGAGGAAACTCCCGTCAGTGATTTACCGCAGCATGATCCTGTTTCCGAGACGCCGAGTATCTGGTGGTGGCAAACTACGGAGCAGCCACCAAGTAGCACTACTACAACGGAGCAACCTTTGAGTGATCCCATTATTATAGATCTTCCTACTTACGTTCCGATCGTGCCCACCACAAAAGCTCCATCAACAACATCGACGGCAAGAAACCCTTCAAACAACGATCGTCTTGTGTTCACCGTGGCCGATACGAACGAGCTAGAACTACCTAATGTTTACATG TACGCACGAAGCGGGTTCATTCCTCCGGAACTTCGTCTAACAGATTCGGTGGAATACGTCGGTTCCGTCGTAGGTGGGGGTCCCCCAGTGCAAAACAATCTAACGAGACGGCTTATTATGGTTTAG